AGCATACTGAAAAAATCCGAAGTTAACAAGTTGGCTACAAATGATACCAgcataaaaatcacattaatGCCAGAATTGCAATCCAATACATATATGGACACTGGTGATACAATgctctaaaaaaataatttcataagtTACAACCTTGATCTCAGATGCCTTAACTACTACAAGTATCCATGCTACTGAGAAAGAGGAGCGATTTACAAGATTGTATTTGCTGTGCTAATACAGTtaggagaaaaatacttttctcagCTTCTACAGTCTCAGTGAAACAGAACTGACATCTAGGAACTTTCAATGACTATCAAAAATCCCAACTTTAAGCTTACCTCAGTATACCTACTACAAATATGAAAAGCACAGTAAAAGGCTGCAATGTATTAAACCAGAATAGATTGTTATGCTAATTGCACTGTATGGAAAAAATGTCCTCAGGTGGCCTCAAAGTCTGTATCACAGGTTTCAAGTTTACTAGACAGCACATTACAGCacagagcaaaagcagcatgaaaaatatATCAGGATTAATAAGTGTATCAAGCTTTTTTTAAGTGAAGCTTTCCAGTATATTTAAGATTGGTATTCTGGAacaccaggctgctgctgttttacaTACAGTTGAAGATTACTAAACTATCATTTCAAAttggaagcaaaggaaatacttttccaAAGTTGATTGGTCAGGAATGTAAGGAACACAAGTTATGCCTGCTAGCACTTTTCTGTTCACAAGAAATAAGTTAATATTTAGTATTCcgaatatataatattatacaTTAGCTACTGTAAAGTGTTGGAAGGCTTAGACATAAGCCCatataatgtaattttctttttaatatgtgtAACTTCTGATTCAGTGCTCACCTTTAAAGTACTTCACAGTTTTAACTCTTAGTTCTAAAGTAGCATCTTCATCACACACGAAGATAGTACGAGGGTgttgctggaaagcagaaactGTCCACATATGATTGACTCCTTCTTCAATTGCTTTGTACAATGCAAAAGCCTTATGTGCACCTGTTATAAGAATCATCACCTGCAAAACAAAGGTCTCTTTACGTTCAATCCCAGTATCAATACCAACTAGTCTTGAAAACAGACACATGCAACTAGAACTAAATGAGTTCTTACTTCTCTAGCATCCATCACTGTACCCACACCAACTGTTAGCGCCATAGTTGGTACTTTAGATAAGTCTCCATCAAAGTATTTAGCATTTGCCAAAATGGTGTCCATTGCTAAAGTCTTTAATCTTGTTCTTGAAGACAAACTTGATCCGGGTTCATTGAATGCAATGTGGCCATCTGGACCAATGCcttttcaaagttaaaaaaaggaaatcattCCAGACCTGTGAGTCAACAAATATCCTCAAACATTGTAAATTAATAAAGAACTTTTAGGACTCGTTCTTTCCTTTTGGTTCCCCATTTTCAATAAGAAGCATTCAAAACTTACTTGAAATCAAGTTATTAGAAACTTGGACACCAACCATTCTGTTTTAGTATTCATACCGATTCTTTGTTAGTCCAGAACTTCCACCACAATTGAAAAAACTGAGTTTAGCTAAGTTAAAAAATAGTGATTAAAGAGTCAGTGTATTTGTTTGAATCATAACTAGCCACAGAGTATTTGCTCATACCT
The sequence above is drawn from the Nyctibius grandis isolate bNycGra1 chromosome 6, bNycGra1.pri, whole genome shotgun sequence genome and encodes:
- the GNPDA2 gene encoding glucosamine-6-phosphate isomerase 2 isoform X2 → MDEYVGLPRNHPESYHSYMWNNFFKHIDIDPNNAHILDGNASDLQAECDAFEKKIEEAGGIDLFVGGIGPDGHIAFNEPGSSLSSRTRLKTLAMDTILANAKYFDGDLSKVPTMALTVGVGTVMDAREVMILITGAHKAFALYKAIEEGVNHMWTVSAFQQHPRTIFVCDEDATLELRVKTVKYFKGLMHVHNKLVDPLYSMKEN